Genomic segment of Synergistota bacterium:
CCTCTCGTCGCCAAGAATCGGATTCCCATTTCCTTAACGGCTTCTATTTGAGCATCAAATACCTCCTCGCGATTCGAGGGGACGAGATAGAGATGATCCGTAGAAGTCGTAACGCCTGAAAGAAGCATCTCCGCTATCGCAACCTTCGTGCTTATATAGATCATCTCGGGAGTTATATTCTTCCATATCTCGTATAGAAATTTAAGCCATTCAAATAGAGGAAGATCCTGCGCTCCTTTAACTGCCCTTGTTAGAGCCTGGAAGAAATGATGGTGGGTGTTCACGAAGCCTGGAAGGAGAACTTTCCCTCTTCCATCCACAACCCTGTCGTAATCACCAGAAGGAGGATCCCCTTTACCCAGACTCTCTATCCTGTTCCCCGAAGTTATGAGATAGCCTCCTCTTATCTCCCCATACTTAAGGCTTGCCGTAAAAATAAGGTCAAAGTCCTTGAAGAGAATTCTCATTCCTCTACTCTGAACCTCCTCATGACGTAATCGAATATCTCCTTAGCCCTTTCCATGTAATCCGAACCCGTCATCTGAATTCTGAAATCGGCGTCTTGAGGCTCCTCAAATATATCACCCACGCCAGTCATGTCTTTTATCTCGCCCTTTAGCGCTCTCTTGTAAAACCCTTTTATATCCCTCCCCATACATACATCCAATGGAGTATTAACATAGACCAGAACGAATCTATCCCTTCCGATTATACTCCTCGCAAGTTCCCTCGCGCTGTTATATGGGCTGACATAAGCACATATGGCAATACCACCATGCCTGACTATCTCACCGGCAAGAACGCTTGCCCTCCTTATGTTCTCCATTCTGTCTTCCCTTGAGAAACCGAGATCGTTTGAAATCCATCTTCTCGTCTCATCTCCATCGAATGCTGTAACATATATCCCCTCTCTTAAGAAAAGATATCTTAAAGCTTCAAGAAGGGTGCTCTTACCGGAAGCCGGAAGACCCGTTATCCATATGCAAAATCCCTTAAGCTTTCTCCTTTGAGAATCTATTATCACCTGAGCAACTTCTTTTCTCATCATCCACTCGGGAGGAATTCTACCCTTGCTTAAATATTCTCGTCTTAATGTCTTGCCGGAAATCGCGTAATACTTTTTACCGTCAGGTATCTCATCTATCTCACAGTATCTATCTTCATCGGGCAGATAAACAAGCTCTTTTGAATACACTCCTTTTATCCCAAGTTCTTCCTCATGTTTCTTAAAAAGCTCCTGCGCCTCATACGGATCGTAAAACGGCTTTCCCTTCGAATCGAACCCGGGGCTCGCGTGATCTCTTCCAACTATAAAATGAGTTGCACCATAGTTCCTTCTTATTATCCCATGCCATAGAGCCTCTCTCGGTCCAGCAAGTCTCATAGCGAGGGGAAGAAGAGCGAAGAGATGATCGTAATTTCTAAAGTATTTCCCAAGCAAAACCTCATAAGTCCTTATCCTCACGAAGCTATCCACATCCCCAAAGTTGGTCATTCCAACCGATGGATGAAAAAGGAGCATCCCGCCTCCCCGGCTCAAAGCTCTTTTTATAACCTCCTCGTGCCCCCTGTGAAGCGGA
This window contains:
- the sat gene encoding sulfate adenylyltransferase codes for the protein MINSPYKGKLVDLMVKDEDEKRRLFEKAVSLPKVPLLGRSLYDFALLVKGAFSPLERFMGKEDYESVLQNMRLKDGTLFPIPVNLPLRSLDGISLDSEVALVGRKNEILAVMKVEEIYEYDKNEECKMVYGTLDFRHPMVLEMGFRGRYYISGELKALSLPIDFYVFSGLPLYPDETRCALEAKNPQKVIAFQTRNPLHRGHEEVIKRALSRGGGMLLFHPSVGMTNFGDVDSFVRIRTYEVLLGKYFRNYDHLFALLPLAMRLAGPREALWHGIIRRNYGATHFIVGRDHASPGFDSKGKPFYDPYEAQELFKKHEEELGIKGVYSKELVYLPDEDRYCEIDEIPDGKKYYAISGKTLRREYLSKGRIPPEWMMRKEVAQVIIDSQRRKLKGFCIWITGLPASGKSTLLEALRYLFLREGIYVTAFDGDETRRWISNDLGFSREDRMENIRRASVLAGEIVRHGGIAICAYVSPYNSARELARSIIGRDRFVLVYVNTPLDVCMGRDIKGFYKRALKGEIKDMTGVGDIFEEPQDADFRIQMTGSDYMERAKEIFDYVMRRFRVEE